Genomic window (Deinococcus aquiradiocola):
TGGACGGCGAGCCGATGTACGAGTCGAGCGGGCGCGGTCACCACCATCACTTCTCGTGCAACGGGTGCGGGCGGGTGTTCTCGCTGCATTCCTGCCCGGTCGCGCTGCCGCGCGGCACGGTGTACCCGGGCGGGTTCGTGGTGGAGGACCACGAGGTGACGCTGTACGGCCGCTGCCCGCAGTGCGCGGCGCAGCAGGCGCAGGCCCCTGCGCCGGGCGTCACGGCCGGTTGAGCCGGTCTGCCGGGCATCTCCCGGTAGCGTGGGCGCGGCCTGCGCGCGTGGGGTGGGGGAGTGGGCAGGGCTTGCGCCAGAATTGAGAATGGATTATCGTTTCTCTCGTGCGTTCGCCCGGAGCGGCGAACACGTCTTCCGCAGGCCCGGACGACAGGACCGTGTCCCGACGCCACCCGGACGCCGCCCCCCCCGGCGCCGACGGGTCACCCGGGCCTGCCCCCTTCCCCCGCGCACCCACAGGAGCGACCCCGACATGCCCACCCCCCGCCAGACCCTCCCCTCCACGCCCGCCCGGCCCGGCCTCCGCACCCTCACAGCCCTGGCCCTGCTGGGCCTGAGCGCCACAGCGACCGCCGCGCAGGTCCCCGTCGCCGCCAGCACCTCCATCATCGCGGACTTCGTCAGGGCCGTCGGCGGCACGCGCGTCTCCCTCGTCACGCTCGTTCCCGCCAACGCCGACACGCACACGTACCAGCCGACCACCGGCGACGTGAAACGCCTCTCGCTGTCCCGCACGCTCTTCATCAACGGCGCGAACCTCGAACCGTGGCTCCCCAAACTCATCGGGTCCGCGCCCGGCGTCCGGGTCGTCACGCTCAGCCGCAGCGTCAAGCTCCGGCAGGCCAGCGAACTCGCCGCCGAGGGCCTCCAGGCCGAAGGCAGCTTCGATCCGCACACGTGGTGGAACCCGCAGAACGTCTCCGCGTACGTCAAGACCATCACGGCGGAACTCACGCGCCTCGACCCGGCAGGCCGGGCCACCTACGCCAGCAACGCCGCCGCGTACCAGAAGCAGCTCACCGCCCTCGACACCTACGCCAGAACGCAGTTCGGGACGCTGCCCGCCGCCAGCCGCACCCTCGTCACCAACCACGACGCGCTCGGCTACCTCGCGCAGCGCTACGGGTTCACGGTCGTCGGACAGGTGATCGGCGGCCTGAGCACCGAACGCGAACCGTCCGCGCAGGACCTCGTGCGGCTCGTGAAGGCCGTCCGCGCGTCCCACACGCGCGCCATCTTCACCGAGAACACCGTCAACGCCCGGCTCGCGCAGGCGCTCAGCAGCGAGACCGGCGTGAAGATCGCCCCGCCGCTGTACACCGACGCGCTCGGCGCGCCCGGCTCGGACGGCGCCACGTACCTGCAGGCCTTCCGGCACAACGTGCAGGTGATCGTGAGCGCACTGAAATAGATGTTATTGAGATTTGATACTCTGTTCTCCATGTCTCCCGCGAGTCGCCCCGCCCATCCCACCCCGCCCGCGCAGGGCGGCGCGCCGTGATCGAAGTTCAGGACCTCAGCGTGTCGTACGGCCAGCAGATCGCGCTCCAGAACGCCAGCGCCCGCTTCATGCCCGGCCAGTTCAGCGCCATCATCGGCCCGAACGGCGCGGGCAAGAGCACCCTCCTCAAGACCGTCCTCGGCCTCGTGGACGCCACGCAGGGCCGCGTCGTGACCTCCGACGACCTGCGCGACCTGCGCCGCAGCAGCGCCTACGTGCCGCAGCAGCAGACGCTCGACTGGGCGTTCCCCGTCACCGTGTGGGACGTCGCCATGATGGGCCGCACCGCCCGCCTCGGCTGGCTGCGCTGGCCCGGCCGCAAGGACCGCGACGTGGTCCTCGCGTCCCTCAGGCAGACCGAGGTGGACGCCCTGCGCGAACGCCCCATCCAGGCGCTGTCCGGCGGGCAACGCCAGCGCGTCCTGCTGGCCCGCATGCTGGCCCGCGAGGCGCAGGTGCTGCTGCTGGACGAACCGCTCACCGGCGTCGACACCGCCACCGGCGAGAAGATCATGCGCCTCCTGCAGGAACAGGCCCGCGCGGGCCGCACCGTCATCATGGTCACGCACGACCTCGAAGCGGCGCGCCGCTGGTGCGACCAGCTGCTCCTCGTGAACCGCACCGTCGTCGCCCAGGGCCGCCCGGACGACGTGTACACGCCCGCCAACATCGAATGCACCTTCTCCAGCAGCCACCTGGGGCACACCCATGCTTGAAGCGCTCCTCGACCCGCTCAGCGCGGGCTTCTTCCTGCGCGCGTTGATCGGCGTGACGCTCGTCAGCGTGCTGTGCGCCCTGGTCGGCGTGTGGGTCGTCCTGCGCGGCCTGAGCTACATCGGGGACGCCATGAGCCACGCGGTGCTGCCCGGCATCGTCGGCGCGTTCCTGCTGCACGTGAACCTGATCTTTGGCGCGGTCGTCGCGGCCGTCCTCACCGCGCTCGGTATCGGGTTCGTGTCGCAGCGCAGCGGCCTGAAGCAGGACAGCGCCATCGGCATCGTGTTCGTCGGCATGTTCGCGCTCGGCGTGACCCTCCTCAGCCGCGCGCCCACGTACACCTCCGACCTCGCCAACTTCCTGATCGGCAACCCGCTCGGCGTCACCAGCGGCGACCTGTGGGGCGCGCTCGCCGTGACCGTCGTCGTCGCCGCGACCCTGTGGGCCGTGCAGAAGGAACTGCTGCTCGTGTCCTTCGACCCCACCGAGGCGCGCGTGGTGGGCCTCCCCGTGCGCCGCCTCAACAACCTGCTGCTCGTCCTGGTGGGCCTCGTCGTGGTGCTCACGGTGCAGCTCGTCGGGACGACGCTCAGCGTGTCGCTGCTCATCACGTCCGCCGCGTCCGCCCGCCTCTTCGCGCCGAACCTGCGCCGCATGGTCGTCACGGCCGCCGTGCTCGGCAGTGCGTGCGGTGTGCTGGGCCTGTACCTCTCGTACTTCCTGAACACCGCCGCCGGACCCACCATCGTGCTCGTCAACACTGCCGCCTTCCTGATCGCCCTGACCCTCCGGGGACGGCGCGAGTAGGAAGGGATTCCGGGGGCGTTCCAAGTCACGAGGGGAAGGCGCCCGGTCCGGGCGGCTGACAGAGGACCGGCGCACACACGACAGAACAGAGGGGAGGCCCGGACATTCATCTGTCCGGGCCTCCCCTCGGGTGTTGCTAGCTCAGTAGAACTTGGTGACGCGGTCGAGGTTGTGGCGGTGCTGGGGGTAGCCTTCCTCGGCGCGCTTGCCGATGGGCAGCAGACCGGCGAACTGGACGTGCTCGGGCAGCCCGAGGAGTTCCTTGACGGCCTGGGGGTTGAAGCCGAGCATGGGGACGGTGTCGTAGCCCTTGCTGCGCGCGGCGAGCATCAGGAAGCCGAAGGCGATGTTGGCCTGGGTGAGGCCCCACTGGCCGCGCTGAGCGACGTCCTGCTGACCGAACGCACCCTCGAAGGTCTTGCGCTGGCCGACGCGGCCTTCCTCGCCCATGCCGGGGTGAGCGGTCTCCTCGACGGTGGCGAGGGTGTCTTCCATGTCGCTGTACACCACGATGACGGCGGGGGCGCTGGTGATCTGGCCCTGGCCGTACGCGGCGTCCTTCAGCTTCTCCTTGAGGTCGGCGTCCTGCACCACGGCGAAGCGCCAGGTCTGGGCGTTCCAGGCGCTGGGGGCGAGGCTCGTGAGTTCGAGGATCTCGCGCAGGTCGTCCTGGTTCATGGGCTCCTGAACGTACTTGCGGATGCTGACGCGGGTCTTGATCGCTTCGGCGACGCTGAGGTTGGTGGTGCTGCGGGCGGGCTGTTCGGTCACGTTCGTCATGGGTGTCATGCTGCATCAAGTGGTTTAAAAAGTCAAGTACTGTGACATTTACTAGTATTTGCCCCCCCTCCGGGCCTATACTGTCAGGCATGAGTCAACATGCCACCACCTTTTGCCCGGCATACCGGGCCATCGGGGTGTTGCAGGAGAAATGGGTGCTGCACATCGTGCGCGCCCTGCTGAGCGGTAACCGGGGCTTCAACGAGCTGGCCCGCATGATCGGAGGGTGCAACAGTGCCACCCTCACCCAGCGCCTGGAGCAGCTCGAACACCTCAACATCGTCGCCAAGGCCACCGATGTCGGCATGACCGGCAAGCTGGCCCGCAGCATCTACAGCCTCACCGAAGCGGGCCGCGAACTGCAGACCGTGATCGACGCCATCGACGCGTGGGGCCGCGCGCACCTCGCGCCGGACCCGGAAGGGGACGCCGTCGCGGTCGCCGCGCAGGCCGAATGCCCCCAGGAGGTGCAGGGCGACGGCCCCCACAGCGAGTCCGACCCGGAAACGGCGCTCGTCTCCTGACCCACCCCCCACGCCCGCCCTTGACCTGCCCCCCGTCCGCCCGCTAGCCTGAACTGTCAGCCTCGCCTGACACCCCTTTATCCAGAGCGCCCGAGAGACCTGGCTCCACGACGGCGCAGCAACCCGCCCTCATCACGGCACGGTGCTTCCTCCAGCCGGTATACGGGTCAACGATGACCGCTGTACCGGAACGATAAGGGAAGGGCACCCACGAAGTCACCGCTTTCGTCCCCCTTCTCCAGCCGCCCGCGCGCCACCCGCGCCGGGCTCCAAGAGAAGGGGGACGCTGCTGTCGTTCCCCGGACACCACACCCCCGTCGGCCCGCGCCCGCCGCGCCCCGACTGTTCCGGAGGACCGCACCATGACTGCCCACACCCCCACCCTGCAACGCCCCGTCCCGGCGGACACCGAACAGGACTGTTCCGCCGCGCCTGCCGCGCCACGCGTCCGCACCGTCACGCTGTTCCGCGACCACCCGCTGCTGCTCGACAGCGGCCGCCCCGTCTCGAACGTCCGCGTCGCGTACCACACGTACGGCCAGCCGCGCGCGCAGGCCACGCTCGTCACGCACGCCCTGACCGGCACGAGCGCCGTGCACGAGTGGTGGCCCGCGCTGTTCGGGGCAGGCCTCGCGCTCGACCCGGCCCGCGACTTCATCGTGTGCAGCAACGTCCTGGGCGGCTGCGCGGGCAGCAGCGGCCCACTCGAACTGGACGGCGCGCCCCTCAGCCTGCGCGACATGGTGACCGTGCAGCGCGAACTGCTGCGCGCCCTCGGCGTCGAGCGGGTCAGCGTGGTCGGCGCGAGCATGGGCGGCATGCAGGTGTACGAGTGGCTGCGCTCCTACCCGGACCTCGTGGAGCGCGCCGTCATCATCGGCGCGCCCGCCCGCCACTCGCCCTGGGCGACCGGCCTGAACGCCGTCGCCCGCAACGCCGTCCGGCTCGCGCCCGGCGGCGAGGGCCTGAAGATCGCACGGCAGATCGCGATGCTCAGCTACCGCTCCCCGGACAGCTTCGCCCTCACCCAGTCGGGCGAGAGCCGCACCCGCCCCGGCACGCCCGCCATCGCCACGTACCTGGAGTACCAGGGCGAGAAGCTCCAAACGCGCTTCTGCGAGCACAGCTACTGCGCCCTGACCGAGGCGATGGACCGCTTCGCGCTCACGGACGCCGAACTGCACGCCATCCGCACGCCCGTCCTGGCGGTCGGCATCAGCAGCGACGTGCTGTACCCGCCGCAGGAGGTGCAGGCGCACGCGGCCCTCCTCCCGAACGCCGAGTACTGGGAACTGCCGAGCCCGCACGGGCACGACGCCTTCCTGATGGACGCCGCCGAACTCGAACCGCGCGTCCGCGCCTTCCTGACCGCCCCACGCTGACCGCGCCCCGCGCTTACCGCTGAGCTGCCTGTCCGGCCGGAACGGCCAGGCCCCGCGAACCGTTCTGCCGCCTGCCGGGCAGCGTGCTAGAACAGGCCATGTCCTCTGCGCCGCTGCCGTCTTCGCCCGCCGCGCCGTCCACCCTGGCGGCCCGCCCCGAGAGCCTGTACGCCCTGCAGTTCCCCTCCGACCCGCAGCTGTCCCCGGACGGCACGCGGGTCGCGTTCGTCCTGACCAGCATCCGGCCCGAAACGCCCGACACCGCCAGCACGCCCGACACCGCAGGCACTGTCAGCACGACCGGCACGCCGGACCCGGAGCGCCCACGCTACTTCAGTGCGGTGCACGTCTCGGACGGAGGCGCGCCCCGCCCGCTGACTGCCGGGGACGCGCGTGACAGCTCGCCCCGCTGGTCCCCGGACGGCACACAACTCGCGTTCCTCAGCGACCGCAGCGGCCGCCCGCAGCTGTACCTGCTGCCCCTCGCGGGCGGCGAGGCCCGCCAGATCACGCGCTACGCCACCGGCGTCAGCAGCCCCGCCTGGAGTCCGGACGGCCGGTACCTGAGCTTCCTGACGCGCGCCGACGCCGTGGACCGCCGCGACGAACTCGGCGAGGCGCGCGTCGTCACGTCCGTCCTCTACCGCGCCAACGGCAGCGGCATGACGCCCCCCGCCCCCGCCGCCCTGTACCTGCACGACCTGCAGAAGGGCACCACCCGCCCCTGGCACGCGCCGGAGCGCGACATCGACGACCTCGTGTGGCTGCCCGGCACGCAGGGCGCCCTCCTCGTGAGCAGCGCCACCCAGGACGACGCCATTCACTGGCGGAGGGACGTGTTCCGCCTCCCCCTGCCGGACGGAGACGCGCCCGCCACGCCCACCCAGGTCACGCGCTGGGCCGCGCCCATCGGTCAGCTCGCCGTGCACCCTGACGGGCAACGCTTCGCGGGCGTGGGCCGCCCCCCCGGCAGCATCAACACGCACGACGCGCACGTCTACCTGTTCGGCCCGGACGGCACCGGCACGCGCCTCGACCCCGACTGGGACCGCCCTGCGGGCAACATCGTGGCGGGCGACCTGCACGTGGGCCGCTTCCCCACCCGGCCCGTCTGGCGGGACGACGCCACCCTCACCGTGACGTACACCGTGGGCGGCACGGCCGGCCTGTACGACGTGACCCTCGCCGGCACCGTCACGCCCCGCCTGCACGACCCTCACGGCGCCGTGACGGCCTTCACCGCGCACGGCGAGCACCTCGCGCACATCAGCGAGAGCGCTGCCCGCCCCACCGAAGTCCACCTGAACGGCACGAGGATCACCCGGCACGGCGAGCACCTCCCGTTCACGCCCGCCGAACCCAGGCGCGTCACCTTCCAGACCGAGGACGGCGAAGGCGAAGGCTGGATCCTGCTCCCGCCCGGCGAGGACCGCGTGCCCGCACTGCTCAACATTCACGGCGGACCGCACACCGCGTACGGGTACGGCTTCATGCACGAATTCCAGCTGTTCGCGCAGGCCGGGTACGGCGTGTGCTACAGCAACCCGCGCGGCTCCGTCGGGTACGGGCAGGCGTGGAGCGAGGCCATCCACGGCCGCTGGGGCACCGTGGACCGCGCCGACCTGGAGGCGTTCTTCGACGCGTGCCTGCAGCAGGAACCGCGCCTGGACGCCGCCCGTACCGGCGTGATGGGCGGCAGTTACGGCGGGTACATGACGAACCTCATCACGTCCCGCACCACGCGCTTCCAGGTGGCCGTCACGGACCGCAGCATCTGCAACCTCATCAGTTTCGGCGGGACGAGCGACATCGGCATGCGCTTCTGGGACGACGAGCTCGGCGGGAACTTCCACCGCCGGGACGACGTGGACCGCCTGTGGGCCATGAGTCCCCTGCGGGACGTGCAGGACGTCCGCACGCCCACGCTCGTCATCCACAGCCTGCAGGACCTGCGCTGCCCGATCGAGCAGGCCGAGCAGTGGTTCGCGGCCCTGCAGCTGCACGGCATAGAGAGCCGCTTCGTGCGTTTCCCGGACGAGGACCACGAACTCAGCCGCTCGGGCCGCCCCGACCGGCGCGTGAAGCGCCTGCAGGAGTACCTCGACTGGATCGCCCGGCACCTCCCGTGAAGCCCCCCGCCCCGGACCCTGCCCACGCGGCCGGGACGCTGCGCCTCCTCGCGCCCGGCGACGAGCCCACCGTCCGGGCCTGGCTGGCGGAACACTTGGACGCGCACCGCCAGTGGTGGCAGGACGCGTACGGGCACCTGCCCGTCATGCCCGCCCCGGACGCCCTGGAGCGCGAGTGGGCCGAACTGCAGGGCGCGGACCGCTCCGCAGCGCACCTCGTCACCGTGAGCGCGGACCTGCACGGGCACCCGACCGGCATCGTGCAGGCGGGCGTGCGCGACGACCGCGTGATGGGCCTGCGCCTCGGGGTGCTGCAGTGGATCTACGTCACGCCCGCCCGTCGCGGCCACGGCACGGCCGACCGCCTCATGCGTCACGCGCTCGCGTGGATGGACGCGCAGGGTGTGCAGGGCCGCGAGGTGTTCGTTACGGCCCGCAACGCCGCCGCCGTCCGCCTGTACGAACGGCACGGCTTCCGCACCACCGACCACCGCATGCTCGCCCCCGCCCCCTCCTCACCCAACCCTTAACTTTCCGTCCAAAGGCACTCCTCCACTCCATTCGGCGGGACGAGACGGCCTTAAGATGCCCGTCATGACCCGCCCGCCCCCCGCCGCGACCGCCACGCCCGCCGTCCCGCCACGCTCACGCCTGCTCGCCACCATCGGCCTGATCCTCGGCGTGTTCCTCGCCGCGCTGGAATCCAGCGTCGTGGCGACCGCCATGCCCAGCGTCATCCGCGACCTGGGCGGCCAGCACCTGTACGCCCTGCCGTTCGCGGTGTTCCTGCTCACCAGCACCGTCAGCAGCCCCCTGTGGGGCCGCGCATCCGATATTCTCGGCCGCAAACGCCTGTACCTCGCGGGCGTCACCGTCTTCCTGATCGGCTCGGCCCTGTGCGGCGCCGCCACCAGCATGACCTTCCTCGTGCTCGCCCGCGCCCTCCAGGGTTTCGGGGCGGGCGCCGTCATGCCGCTCACCCTCACCAGCGTCGGCGAACTGTACACCCTGCAGGAACGCCCGCGCGTGCAGGCCTTCATCAGCGGCGTGTGGGGCGTCTCCGCCCTCGTCGGCCCCCTGCTGGGCGGCGTGCTCGCCGAACACGTCTCGTGGCGCTGGGTGTTCTACGTCAACCTGCCGTTCGGCATTCCCGCCATGCTGATGGTGTGGCGTTCCCTGCAGGAGACCGTGACGCGCCGCGCGGGCCGCGTCCAGATCGACTGGCTCGGCGCGCTCCTCTTCACGCTCGGCAGCGGGCTGCTCGTGTGGGGCCTGAGCCTCAGCATCTGGTGGCAGGTCGGCGCGGGCCTCGTCGTCCTGACCCTCGCCGTCCTCGTCGAACTGCGCCACCCCGCCCCGCTCCTCCCCATGAAGGCCCTCGCGCAGCGCCTCCCGAACGTCGGCCTGTGGAACAACCTGCTCGGCGGCGCCGCGTACTTCGGCGTCATCGCGTACCTCCCGCTGTACGCGCAGAACGTGTCCGGCAGCGCCACCAGCGGCGGCCTGATCCTCACGCCCATGCTGCTCGGCTGGGTGCTCGCCAGCATCATCACCACCCGCCTCATGCGCGTCATGGGCCTCACCCGGCAGACGCAGCTCGGCTTCGTGGTCCTCACCGTGGTCTTCGCGCTGATGGTCGTCCTCGCGCACGCACCGCTCGGCGTGATCTCGGTCCTGGGCTTCTTCGTGGGCATGGGCATGGGCTTCAGCATGGTGAGCCTCCTGCTCGCCGTGCAGAGCGCCACCCCGCGCGCCGAACTGGGCGCCACCACCAGCGCCATGCTGTTCGCCCGGCAGATGGGCGGCGCACTCGGCACGGCAGGCATGGGCCTCCTGATCGGCACGGCCGCCATCTCCGGCGGCGGCGAAGCCCTCGTGACGGGCCTGCAACGCGCCTTCGTGCTCAGCGTCGTGATGGTCGCCGTGGGCCTCGCCCTGTCCCTCACCCTGCGCGGCCAGGGCATCCCCGCCAGCGCCGCCGCACCCGTCCGGCCCGCCGCGAACGCCGACGACTGAACAGGACACTGCTGGCGGCCCTCCCCGGCACCAGGACCGAAAACGCCGGACGCCCCGTACGGGAAGCGTCCGGCGTCGTTCGTCCGGCAGGCGTGAGCCTCAACCCCATGAGTGTAGCAGAGGACGCCCCTGACGGTGTTCTGACCTTACCGGGCACCGCCTTGAGGCGTTCATGACCGGCGCGTGACGTGCCCTCAGCACACTGAACTCAACCGGCACCCGCCCCTCCAGCCCACGACACAGCCAGCCCGCACCGCCAGCCCGTACCTCCAGCACACCACCGACGCCCAGGGAGGACCGACATGAACGCCACCCGACCCACCACCCACCAGCAGCTCCCGCAGGACCTGACGGACCGCCTCGCCGAGTACGCCTTCCCGGACCTCCTCGCATCCCGCATCGCGGCCGAGCAACAGTGGAGCGCCGCGCACACGGCCGCCGTCCTCACCGAGTACCGCCGGTTCCTGCTGCTGGCCGCCACGACCACCCGTTCCGTCACGCCGAGTCGCGCGGTGGACGCCGCATGGCACGAGCACCTCACCTTCACCCGCGACTACTGGGAGCGCCTGTGCGGCGACGTGTTGCGCCGCCCCGTGCACCACGAGCCCGCCGGGCCGCGATCGGCCGTCGGCGACGACACGCGCGCCGCGTACCGCCTCACCCTGCAGCTGTACACCGACACCTTCGGGGAGGCGCCGCCCGCCCACCTGTGGCCCGACCCGGACGCTCCGCGCACCGGTGACGGTCCGCGTGTCGGTGCGGCCGGTGCGCGCCGCGCGGGGCGCACGCGCCTCCCCGTCGTCGTCGCCATCCTGGCCGCCAGCGTGGCGTACGTGACCGCCGGCCAGGCACTGCCGGGCCTGCTCCTGGCCGGCGTGACGGGCCTGCTCACGTACTCGCTGCTCGGCGCGGCCCTCGGGGCCGGTGCTCGCGGCGCGTCCGGCAGCGGCGGCAGCAGCGAAAGTGGTGACGGATCGTCCTTCTTCGGCCTCGACTTCGGTGGGGGAGACGGCGGCAGCGATTCGGGAGGCAGCGACACCGGGGGTGGGGACGGCGGGAGCAGCTGCGGTTCGAGCTGCGGGTCCGGCTGCGGCAGCTGACACGCCACACGAGAGGGCCGACCTGAACGCGCGTCCGGGTCGGCCCTCTCGTGTTTGGCGGGTTACTTTCTGAGGTCGGCGAGCTGCGCGTACAGCGCCTTCTCCTGCTCGCTGAGCTGTACGGGCAGCGTCAGGTTCAGCCGGGCGTACAGGTCGCCCGCCCCGCCGCCCTTCTTCGGCCACCCCTGCCCCTTGAGGCGCAGCTGGCGTCCGCCGCTGCTCCCGGCGGGAATGCTGAGCGTCACGTCGCCTTTCAGGGTGGGGACGCGGGCCTGCCCGCCGAGCGCGGCGACGTGCACGGGGACGTCCACCGTGACGCTCACGTCGTCCCCGTCCAGTTCGAAGCGGGCGTCTTCCAGCACGCGGACCGTGAGGAGCACGTCGCCGCCGCCGGGACCCTGGCCGCTGAGGCGCAGGCGGCCGCCGTCGCGCGTTCCGGCGGGGACGCGCAGAGAGATGCGTTTGCCGTCCACGTTGATGGTCTCGTCCGTGCCCGCGTACGCTTCCTGCAGCGACACCTGCAGTTCGCCCTCGACGTTCTGCACGAACCTGCGCCCGCCACCGATGCCGCCCTGGCCGCCCATCCCGGCCCCGCCGAGCAGGTCTTCGAGATTGATGCCGCCCTGCGCGCCGAACCCGCCCCGACCTCCACGGCCGAACAGGCCCTGGAAGAAGTCGCTGAACTGCGAGCCGTCCGCGCCGCCGAACCCGGAGAAGTCCGCGCCGCCCGCGCCGCTGTACGCGCCGGGCGGGACCTGCCCGGAGTGGCCGTACGTGTCGTACACCTTGCGCTTCTCGGCGTCGGACAGCACGGCGTAGGCCTCGCCGATCTCCTTGAAGCGCTCGGCGGCCTTGTCGTCACCGGCGTTCTTGTCGGGGTGGTACTGCTTGGCGAGCTTGCGGTACGCGCTCTTGATGTCGCCTTCGGAGGCGCTCCGCGCTACGCCCAGCGTGTCGTAATAGTCTTTGTACGCCATCAGCGTCCTCCTCGGGGGTACAGGAACTTACAGGAACTGAGTGTGTCGGGGCGGGGGAAGTGGAGTAGGGAGGGTCAGGCGTCCGTGTCGCCCGTGCTCCCCGCGTCTGTGCCGCCCTGCCGGGCGATGCGTTCGAGGGCGTCCGGGTGCTTGCGGAGCATGAAACGGTACAGTTCCTCGACCTGCGTTCTCGC
Coding sequences:
- a CDS encoding metal ABC transporter ATP-binding protein, whose amino-acid sequence is MIEVQDLSVSYGQQIALQNASARFMPGQFSAIIGPNGAGKSTLLKTVLGLVDATQGRVVTSDDLRDLRRSSAYVPQQQTLDWAFPVTVWDVAMMGRTARLGWLRWPGRKDRDVVLASLRQTEVDALRERPIQALSGGQRQRVLLARMLAREAQVLLLDEPLTGVDTATGEKIMRLLQEQARAGRTVIMVTHDLEAARRWCDQLLLVNRTVVAQGRPDDVYTPANIECTFSSSHLGHTHA
- a CDS encoding S9 family peptidase yields the protein MSSAPLPSSPAAPSTLAARPESLYALQFPSDPQLSPDGTRVAFVLTSIRPETPDTASTPDTAGTVSTTGTPDPERPRYFSAVHVSDGGAPRPLTAGDARDSSPRWSPDGTQLAFLSDRSGRPQLYLLPLAGGEARQITRYATGVSSPAWSPDGRYLSFLTRADAVDRRDELGEARVVTSVLYRANGSGMTPPAPAALYLHDLQKGTTRPWHAPERDIDDLVWLPGTQGALLVSSATQDDAIHWRRDVFRLPLPDGDAPATPTQVTRWAAPIGQLAVHPDGQRFAGVGRPPGSINTHDAHVYLFGPDGTGTRLDPDWDRPAGNIVAGDLHVGRFPTRPVWRDDATLTVTYTVGGTAGLYDVTLAGTVTPRLHDPHGAVTAFTAHGEHLAHISESAARPTEVHLNGTRITRHGEHLPFTPAEPRRVTFQTEDGEGEGWILLPPGEDRVPALLNIHGGPHTAYGYGFMHEFQLFAQAGYGVCYSNPRGSVGYGQAWSEAIHGRWGTVDRADLEAFFDACLQQEPRLDAARTGVMGGSYGGYMTNLITSRTTRFQVAVTDRSICNLISFGGTSDIGMRFWDDELGGNFHRRDDVDRLWAMSPLRDVQDVRTPTLVIHSLQDLRCPIEQAEQWFAALQLHGIESRFVRFPDEDHELSRSGRPDRRVKRLQEYLDWIARHLP
- a CDS encoding homoserine O-acetyltransferase family protein yields the protein MTAHTPTLQRPVPADTEQDCSAAPAAPRVRTVTLFRDHPLLLDSGRPVSNVRVAYHTYGQPRAQATLVTHALTGTSAVHEWWPALFGAGLALDPARDFIVCSNVLGGCAGSSGPLELDGAPLSLRDMVTVQRELLRALGVERVSVVGASMGGMQVYEWLRSYPDLVERAVIIGAPARHSPWATGLNAVARNAVRLAPGGEGLKIARQIAMLSYRSPDSFALTQSGESRTRPGTPAIATYLEYQGEKLQTRFCEHSYCALTEAMDRFALTDAELHAIRTPVLAVGISSDVLYPPQEVQAHAALLPNAEYWELPSPHGHDAFLMDAAELEPRVRAFLTAPR
- a CDS encoding MDR family MFS transporter; its protein translation is MTRPPPAATATPAVPPRSRLLATIGLILGVFLAALESSVVATAMPSVIRDLGGQHLYALPFAVFLLTSTVSSPLWGRASDILGRKRLYLAGVTVFLIGSALCGAATSMTFLVLARALQGFGAGAVMPLTLTSVGELYTLQERPRVQAFISGVWGVSALVGPLLGGVLAEHVSWRWVFYVNLPFGIPAMLMVWRSLQETVTRRAGRVQIDWLGALLFTLGSGLLVWGLSLSIWWQVGAGLVVLTLAVLVELRHPAPLLPMKALAQRLPNVGLWNNLLGGAAYFGVIAYLPLYAQNVSGSATSGGLILTPMLLGWVLASIITTRLMRVMGLTRQTQLGFVVLTVVFALMVVLAHAPLGVISVLGFFVGMGMGFSMVSLLLAVQSATPRAELGATTSAMLFARQMGGALGTAGMGLLIGTAAISGGGEALVTGLQRAFVLSVVMVAVGLALSLTLRGQGIPASAAAPVRPAANADD
- a CDS encoding nitroreductase family protein, which produces MTNVTEQPARSTTNLSVAEAIKTRVSIRKYVQEPMNQDDLREILELTSLAPSAWNAQTWRFAVVQDADLKEKLKDAAYGQGQITSAPAVIVVYSDMEDTLATVEETAHPGMGEEGRVGQRKTFEGAFGQQDVAQRGQWGLTQANIAFGFLMLAARSKGYDTVPMLGFNPQAVKELLGLPEHVQFAGLLPIGKRAEEGYPQHRHNLDRVTKFY
- a CDS encoding glycine-rich domain-containing protein, which codes for MNATRPTTHQQLPQDLTDRLAEYAFPDLLASRIAAEQQWSAAHTAAVLTEYRRFLLLAATTTRSVTPSRAVDAAWHEHLTFTRDYWERLCGDVLRRPVHHEPAGPRSAVGDDTRAAYRLTLQLYTDTFGEAPPAHLWPDPDAPRTGDGPRVGAAGARRAGRTRLPVVVAILAASVAYVTAGQALPGLLLAGVTGLLTYSLLGAALGAGARGASGSGGSSESGDGSSFFGLDFGGGDGGSDSGGSDTGGGDGGSSCGSSCGSGCGS
- a CDS encoding Fur family transcriptional regulator, whose product is MSTARQTRQREVIVQVLQQAEGPLSAPELLARAQVTLPGLGTATVYRTLKLMQEQGEAHAVHLDGEPMYESSGRGHHHHFSCNGCGRVFSLHSCPVALPRGTVYPGGFVVEDHEVTLYGRCPQCAAQQAQAPAPGVTAG
- a CDS encoding GNAT family N-acetyltransferase; this encodes MKPPAPDPAHAAGTLRLLAPGDEPTVRAWLAEHLDAHRQWWQDAYGHLPVMPAPDALEREWAELQGADRSAAHLVTVSADLHGHPTGIVQAGVRDDRVMGLRLGVLQWIYVTPARRGHGTADRLMRHALAWMDAQGVQGREVFVTARNAAAVRLYERHGFRTTDHRMLAPAPSSPNP
- a CDS encoding metal ABC transporter solute-binding protein, Zn/Mn family, encoding MPTPRQTLPSTPARPGLRTLTALALLGLSATATAAQVPVAASTSIIADFVRAVGGTRVSLVTLVPANADTHTYQPTTGDVKRLSLSRTLFINGANLEPWLPKLIGSAPGVRVVTLSRSVKLRQASELAAEGLQAEGSFDPHTWWNPQNVSAYVKTITAELTRLDPAGRATYASNAAAYQKQLTALDTYARTQFGTLPAASRTLVTNHDALGYLAQRYGFTVVGQVIGGLSTEREPSAQDLVRLVKAVRASHTRAIFTENTVNARLAQALSSETGVKIAPPLYTDALGAPGSDGATYLQAFRHNVQVIVSALK
- a CDS encoding metal ABC transporter permease, which encodes MLEALLDPLSAGFFLRALIGVTLVSVLCALVGVWVVLRGLSYIGDAMSHAVLPGIVGAFLLHVNLIFGAVVAAVLTALGIGFVSQRSGLKQDSAIGIVFVGMFALGVTLLSRAPTYTSDLANFLIGNPLGVTSGDLWGALAVTVVVAATLWAVQKELLLVSFDPTEARVVGLPVRRLNNLLLVLVGLVVVLTVQLVGTTLSVSLLITSAASARLFAPNLRRMVVTAAVLGSACGVLGLYLSYFLNTAAGPTIVLVNTAAFLIALTLRGRRE